The Vicia villosa cultivar HV-30 ecotype Madison, WI linkage group LG1, Vvil1.0, whole genome shotgun sequence genome includes a region encoding these proteins:
- the LOC131613341 gene encoding uncharacterized protein At4g00950 isoform X2, with protein MDSSPNLTHHHVKDPPKQCETFFLTGKYPSSRRTASFSSCSSSLSPSSSSFESLYFPDDPHFSPASPLKFSGVPFSWEHLPGIPKKHNNSKKKQQSSMKLLPLPPPTIATTTTNSSKKVINHEDAKIWKKNSVQSSFQRDDPFFAAMVKCSKDGGGDDHEETIGNLWNSGGPSEIFPISDPKIYLCSSCY; from the exons ATGGACTCTTCACCAAATCTCACTCATCATCATGTCAAAGATCCTCCAAAACAATGTGAAACCTTCTTCTTAACCGGAAAGTATCCGTCTTCGCGCCGAACCGCTTCATTCTCCTCTTGTTCATCCTCACtctcaccttcatcttcttcctttgaatcattatattTTCCTGATGATCCTCATTTCAGTCCTGCATCTCCACTTAAATTCTCAGGTGTTCCATTTTCTTGGGAACATTTACCTGGAATTCCTAAGAAACATAACAACTCCAAGAAAAAACAACAATCTTCCATGAAACTGTTGCCATTACCTCCTCCTACTATAGCTACTACTACAACAAACTCTTCTAAAAAAGTGATCAACCATGAAGATGCAAAGATTTGGAAGAAGAATTCAGTTCAAAGTAGCTTTCAAAGGGATGATCCTTTCTTTGCTGCAATGGTTAAATGCTCAAAGGATGGTGGTGGTGATGATCATGAAGAAACAATTGGCAATTTATGGAATAGTGGAG GTCCCTCTGAGATTTTTCCAATCAGTGATCCCAAAATCTACTTGTGTTCATCTTGTTACTAG
- the LOC131613341 gene encoding uncharacterized protein LOC131613341 isoform X1, which produces MDSSPNLTHHHVKDPPKQCETFFLTGKYPSSRRTASFSSCSSSLSPSSSSFESLYFPDDPHFSPASPLKFSGVPFSWEHLPGIPKKHNNSKKKQQSSMKLLPLPPPTIATTTTNSSKKVINHEDAKIWKKNSVQSSFQRDDPFFAAMVKCSKDGGGDDHEETIGNLWNSGGKVSRSISDRFGFISLYGSCKRTCAVSESLVLLPSSRRNTYQQVNGRSL; this is translated from the coding sequence ATGGACTCTTCACCAAATCTCACTCATCATCATGTCAAAGATCCTCCAAAACAATGTGAAACCTTCTTCTTAACCGGAAAGTATCCGTCTTCGCGCCGAACCGCTTCATTCTCCTCTTGTTCATCCTCACtctcaccttcatcttcttcctttgaatcattatattTTCCTGATGATCCTCATTTCAGTCCTGCATCTCCACTTAAATTCTCAGGTGTTCCATTTTCTTGGGAACATTTACCTGGAATTCCTAAGAAACATAACAACTCCAAGAAAAAACAACAATCTTCCATGAAACTGTTGCCATTACCTCCTCCTACTATAGCTACTACTACAACAAACTCTTCTAAAAAAGTGATCAACCATGAAGATGCAAAGATTTGGAAGAAGAATTCAGTTCAAAGTAGCTTTCAAAGGGATGATCCTTTCTTTGCTGCAATGGTTAAATGCTCAAAGGATGGTGGTGGTGATGATCATGAAGAAACAATTGGCAATTTATGGAATAGTGGAGGTAAGGTTTCAAGGAGTATTAGTGATCGTTTTGGATTTATTAGTCTCTATGGTTCTTGCAAGAGAACTTGTGCAGTTTCTGAATCTTTAGTTCTACTTCCAAGCTCAAGAAGAAACACTTATCAACAAGTTAATGGCAGGTCCCTCTGA